Proteins co-encoded in one Natronorubrum daqingense genomic window:
- a CDS encoding carboxymuconolactone decarboxylase family protein: MADNDSPRVPFIASKAAIPEDQYHNYDKIVESRGDVIGPFGVLLNSPEVAGRAGHLGTYIRFDSVLPDDVRELAILTTAREFDCPFEWAVHEPIARDAGVSDEAIEAVRERVAVDGLSSHERRIVTFGRQLLETNEVDDERFEAAAEQFGTTGVTELVATFGYYSMLAVVLNALEVAPDEDAPSLG; encoded by the coding sequence ATGGCAGACAATGACTCGCCTAGGGTCCCATTTATCGCGTCTAAGGCAGCGATTCCTGAGGACCAATACCACAATTACGACAAGATCGTCGAGAGTCGCGGCGACGTGATCGGCCCCTTCGGCGTCTTATTGAACAGCCCCGAGGTGGCGGGCCGCGCGGGTCACTTGGGAACGTACATTCGATTCGACAGCGTGCTTCCCGACGACGTCCGGGAACTCGCGATCCTGACGACCGCACGCGAGTTCGACTGTCCGTTCGAGTGGGCCGTCCACGAACCGATCGCGCGAGACGCCGGCGTCAGCGACGAGGCGATCGAGGCCGTTCGCGAGCGAGTTGCCGTCGACGGCCTCTCGAGCCACGAGCGACGCATCGTCACGTTCGGCCGCCAACTGCTCGAGACGAACGAGGTAGACGACGAACGCTTCGAGGCAGCGGCCGAGCAGTTCGGAACAACTGGTGTAACTGAACTCGTCGCGACCTTCGGTTACTACAGCATGCTCGCCGTCGTCCTCAACGCCCTCGAGGTCGCCCCGGACGAGGACGCCCCGTCGCTCGGGTAA
- a CDS encoding MFS transporter — protein MKWRYTHTALVLCTLAFMGTMVARLSISPLVPAITDDFGVSNAAVGFALSLMWATYAIAQFPSGIFGDRFGERRVILTAIGLTGVASIFLALSPTFGLFVVFAIVLGFGAGLHYTPATTYLTKQFDDIGRAIGFHIAGSPAAGLVAPVAAALIASFYGWRAGILIGALFAIPLFVLFIWRIRPTTPERPEQPMRERVQITTIFELLSRPSIAYTTLIAFLCAFTWQATASFLPAFFEDGQGLSASLASALFSLYFLAHGLTQPLTGWLSDRFGRDATTVVSMSAGVLGYGALVVADSLAVYALSVCFIGLAMSWGAPVQSRFMDSFTDAERSTGFGLVRTVYMTTGASGSVAVGALADFFGWEAAFAVLAGIMALVCATIATNRVLRLGL, from the coding sequence GTGAAGTGGCGGTACACCCATACGGCGTTAGTGCTGTGTACGCTCGCGTTCATGGGGACGATGGTCGCGCGGCTCTCGATCAGCCCGCTCGTCCCCGCGATAACCGACGATTTCGGCGTCTCGAACGCGGCCGTCGGCTTCGCGCTCTCGTTGATGTGGGCGACGTACGCGATCGCGCAGTTTCCGAGTGGCATCTTCGGCGATCGATTCGGTGAGCGTCGCGTTATTCTCACGGCGATCGGGTTGACGGGCGTCGCAAGCATCTTTCTCGCGCTTTCCCCGACGTTCGGATTGTTCGTCGTCTTCGCGATCGTGCTCGGATTCGGTGCCGGCCTGCACTACACGCCGGCGACGACCTACCTGACGAAGCAGTTCGACGATATCGGTCGCGCGATCGGGTTTCACATCGCCGGGAGTCCCGCTGCCGGTCTCGTCGCCCCCGTCGCTGCGGCACTGATCGCTAGTTTCTACGGCTGGCGAGCGGGTATCCTCATCGGCGCGCTCTTCGCGATTCCACTGTTCGTCCTCTTCATCTGGCGAATCCGTCCGACGACGCCAGAACGACCGGAGCAACCGATGCGAGAGCGCGTACAGATCACCACGATATTCGAGTTACTCTCTCGACCGTCTATCGCGTACACGACGCTCATCGCGTTTCTCTGTGCGTTTACGTGGCAGGCGACGGCGTCGTTCCTGCCGGCGTTCTTCGAGGACGGACAGGGGCTCTCAGCGTCGCTCGCGAGCGCGCTGTTCTCGCTTTACTTTCTCGCCCACGGCCTTACTCAGCCCCTCACCGGTTGGCTTTCCGATCGATTCGGCCGCGACGCGACGACGGTCGTCTCGATGAGTGCGGGCGTCCTCGGCTACGGTGCGCTCGTCGTCGCCGACAGCCTCGCGGTCTACGCACTCAGCGTCTGTTTCATCGGGCTCGCGATGAGTTGGGGGGCCCCGGTCCAGTCGCGGTTCATGGACTCGTTTACGGACGCCGAACGGAGCACGGGCTTCGGACTCGTCCGAACCGTCTACATGACGACCGGCGCGTCGGGCAGCGTCGCCGTCGGCGCGCTCGCCGACTTCTTCGGGTGGGAAGCCGCATTCGCCGTGCTCGCCGGCATCATGGCCCTCGTCTGTGCGACGATCGCGACCAATCGCGTCCTCCGTCTCGGGCTGTAA
- a CDS encoding MFS transporter: MAWQYKYTVLALCTLAFLSTTVARLAISPVVPAITDDFEISNTIIGFALTGMWMAYALAQFPSGILGDRFGERTVILLALGGTSIMCVLLALSPHFAVFVLAVVALGGVAGLHYSVATTFLGRTFDNLGFAIGVHTSGSSAAGLIAPVAAAWISVRFGWRPAVAFATVIAFPIFLLFAWRIRPTEPRQPGKAVVERLQLGPVVGILKRPEIAFTVSIAALCAFVWQGIASFLPAFLVEYRGQSEAIAGTVFAMYFVTQSVTKPSIGALSDRLGRDAVIVGCMITGVSGLGLFVAVPGLLGVIGGIVLVGIGLSWAVAIEPRFMENMSEQERGGGFGLVRTVYLVIGSLGSLAVGLFADVFGWAVSFGMLMAALGIVAVGLLANAALGLEY; encoded by the coding sequence ATGGCCTGGCAATACAAGTATACGGTCCTCGCGCTGTGTACGCTGGCGTTTCTCTCGACGACGGTTGCTCGACTCGCGATTAGTCCGGTCGTCCCGGCGATTACGGACGATTTCGAAATTTCGAACACGATCATTGGATTCGCGCTGACGGGAATGTGGATGGCCTACGCGCTCGCGCAGTTTCCGAGCGGTATCCTCGGGGATCGATTCGGCGAGCGGACGGTGATCCTCCTCGCGTTAGGCGGGACGTCGATCATGTGCGTGTTGCTCGCCCTGTCGCCTCACTTCGCCGTGTTCGTCCTCGCCGTCGTCGCCCTCGGCGGGGTGGCCGGCCTCCACTACAGCGTCGCGACGACGTTTCTCGGTCGGACGTTCGACAATCTCGGGTTCGCGATCGGCGTCCACACGAGCGGGTCGTCCGCGGCGGGACTCATCGCCCCGGTCGCCGCCGCGTGGATTAGCGTTCGCTTTGGCTGGCGTCCGGCGGTCGCGTTCGCAACCGTGATCGCCTTTCCGATCTTCCTCCTCTTCGCGTGGCGTATTCGACCGACCGAACCGCGCCAACCGGGAAAAGCGGTCGTGGAACGGCTACAGCTCGGGCCGGTCGTCGGGATACTCAAACGTCCGGAGATCGCGTTCACCGTCTCGATCGCCGCACTCTGTGCGTTCGTCTGGCAGGGGATCGCCTCGTTTTTGCCGGCGTTTCTCGTCGAGTATCGTGGCCAGTCGGAAGCGATCGCGGGCACCGTTTTTGCGATGTACTTCGTCACGCAGTCGGTGACCAAGCCGAGCATCGGCGCGCTGTCGGATCGGTTGGGCCGAGACGCCGTCATCGTCGGTTGTATGATCACCGGCGTGAGCGGGCTGGGACTGTTCGTCGCCGTTCCCGGCCTCCTCGGCGTCATCGGCGGCATCGTCCTCGTCGGCATCGGCTTGAGCTGGGCCGTCGCGATCGAGCCGCGATTCATGGAAAACATGTCCGAACAGGAACGCGGCGGCGGCTTCGGGCTCGTTCGGACGGTCTACCTCGTTATCGGGTCCCTCGGCTCGCTCGCTGTCGGCCTCTTCGCCGACGTCTTCGGCTGGGCCGTCTCCTTTGGCATGCTGATGGCCGCGTTAGGGATCGTCGCCGTCGGCTTGCTCGCGAACGCGGCGCTGGGACTCGAGTACTGA
- a CDS encoding MFS transporter, translating to MNRNDRQISRFTMIGHATFHVYELTIPLFVVIWLDVFDVSAAVLGTVVAVGYGLIGVGALPSGILADRFGSKQLVVWSMVGMGGGFALVSLAPNVYVLGAALVVWGAAASVYHPAGLSLITRGARQQGTVLAYHGVAGNVGTAFGPLAAAIALTLLDWRLVAALFVVPAIIGVVAAYGLSFDETAAVDEPTASSDGGDRTDSHDGAGTDGFRAELATLLEQTKVLFVGSFILVFAIAMLAGTYYRGVFTFLPDVLADLPVFSSVEIAGESFDPSQYVYAGLLLIGAGGQYVGGKVSDYRSPEWAIVGAFVALIVVSLLFPIATQGGLIATLAIAAALGFFVYVEAPIHQALIGKYASADVHGLSFGYTYLGVFGIGAAGASVAGISLTYGGIGVLFGVLALFPAVGVLLAGYLVVRSRRESA from the coding sequence ATGAATCGAAACGACCGACAGATCTCGCGGTTTACGATGATCGGCCACGCGACGTTTCACGTCTACGAGCTGACGATCCCGCTGTTCGTCGTCATCTGGCTCGACGTGTTCGACGTCTCTGCGGCGGTGTTAGGAACGGTCGTCGCGGTCGGCTACGGCCTCATCGGCGTCGGTGCCCTGCCGAGTGGCATTCTCGCGGATCGATTCGGGTCGAAACAACTCGTCGTCTGGTCGATGGTCGGCATGGGCGGCGGGTTCGCGCTGGTGAGCCTCGCGCCCAACGTCTACGTGCTCGGCGCGGCCCTCGTCGTCTGGGGGGCCGCCGCGAGCGTCTATCACCCCGCCGGACTCTCGCTCATCACTCGCGGGGCCCGCCAGCAGGGGACCGTCCTCGCCTACCACGGCGTCGCCGGAAACGTCGGCACGGCATTCGGCCCGCTCGCTGCTGCCATCGCACTCACCCTCCTCGACTGGCGGCTCGTCGCCGCCCTCTTCGTCGTGCCGGCAATCATCGGCGTCGTCGCGGCGTACGGCCTCTCGTTCGACGAAACCGCGGCCGTCGACGAACCCACCGCCTCGAGCGACGGCGGCGACCGGACCGACTCGCACGACGGGGCCGGAACCGACGGCTTCCGCGCCGAACTCGCGACGCTGCTCGAGCAGACGAAGGTGTTGTTCGTCGGCAGTTTCATCCTCGTGTTCGCCATCGCGATGCTCGCGGGGACGTACTATCGGGGCGTCTTCACGTTCTTGCCGGACGTACTCGCCGACCTGCCAGTCTTTTCGTCCGTCGAGATCGCCGGAGAGTCGTTCGATCCGAGCCAGTACGTCTACGCCGGACTGTTGTTGATCGGCGCAGGCGGACAGTACGTGGGCGGAAAAGTGAGCGACTACCGCTCGCCGGAGTGGGCCATCGTCGGCGCGTTCGTCGCGTTGATCGTCGTCTCGTTGCTCTTCCCTATCGCGACGCAAGGCGGGTTGATCGCGACGCTCGCGATCGCCGCCGCCCTCGGCTTCTTCGTCTACGTCGAGGCACCCATCCACCAGGCGCTGATCGGAAAGTACGCCTCAGCCGACGTCCATGGCCTCTCGTTCGGCTACACGTATCTCGGCGTCTTCGGGATCGGTGCCGCAGGCGCGTCGGTCGCCGGTATCTCACTCACCTACGGTGGAATCGGCGTGCTCTTTGGCGTCCTCGCTCTGTTCCCGGCAGTCGGAGTGCTACTGGCCGGGTACTTGGTCGTTCGTTCCCGTCGAGAGTCCGCGTGA
- the fer gene encoding ferredoxin Fer: MPTVEYLNYEVLDDQGWEMDDDDLFDQAADAGLDEEDYGSLDVAEGEYILEAAEAQGYDWPFSCRAGACANCAAIIKEGEIQMDMQQILSDEEVEDKNVVLTCIGSAETDEVKIVYNAKHLDYLQNRVI; encoded by the coding sequence ATGCCCACGGTAGAATACCTCAACTACGAAGTACTGGACGACCAGGGCTGGGAGATGGACGACGACGACCTCTTCGACCAGGCTGCCGACGCCGGTCTCGACGAAGAAGATTACGGCTCCCTCGACGTCGCCGAAGGGGAGTACATCCTCGAGGCCGCCGAGGCCCAGGGCTACGACTGGCCCTTCTCCTGCCGTGCAGGTGCCTGTGCAAACTGTGCAGCCATCATCAAGGAAGGCGAAATCCAGATGGACATGCAACAGATCCTCTCCGACGAGGAAGTCGAGGACAAGAACGTTGTCCTGACCTGCATCGGTTCCGCCGAGACCGACGAGGTCAAAATCGTCTACAACGCGAAGCACCTCGACTACCTGCAGAATCGCGTCATCTAA
- a CDS encoding inorganic phosphate transporter produces MIETLLLVGILVAVFVGYNIGGATTGVSFGPAVGAHVLSKLGAAALMSVFFFLGGWIVGPAVVETLGEDIVPGDILTLEAGIGVLFFIGLALFAGNLFGVPASTSMTAVGSIAGLGLATGTLDWATMGEIVSWWIVAPIVAFWVSGVIGRYFYPQLNEWVAISRRETHLWVVDRSSTIPKVSAAKGTDKREITGSLIVVGIGCYMAFSSGASNVANAVAPLVGSGALEFEDGVLATFSNMEWGIILAGVAVTIGAFTIARRTLETMGNDITNLPLTAAVVVMTVSATIVTLLSAIGIPVQLVIVATMSIIGLGWGRATRTTTVTDAVRGSEQTSVSVGALTTEEEGEPAPEIGEEEAEDIPKASDLFDPSTTARVILVQNFVPVLATLGAFLTFRFVPIFGF; encoded by the coding sequence GTGATCGAGACACTGTTACTCGTCGGTATTCTCGTGGCCGTCTTCGTTGGCTACAATATCGGTGGAGCGACCACCGGTGTCTCGTTTGGACCCGCTGTCGGTGCGCACGTGCTCTCGAAACTCGGAGCCGCCGCGCTGATGTCGGTCTTTTTCTTCCTCGGCGGCTGGATCGTCGGGCCGGCCGTCGTCGAAACCCTCGGCGAGGACATCGTCCCGGGCGACATTCTGACGCTCGAGGCGGGGATCGGCGTCCTGTTTTTCATCGGCCTCGCGCTGTTTGCGGGCAATCTGTTCGGCGTTCCGGCCTCGACGTCGATGACCGCGGTCGGTTCCATCGCGGGGCTCGGACTGGCGACGGGGACGCTCGACTGGGCCACGATGGGCGAAATCGTCTCGTGGTGGATCGTCGCGCCGATCGTGGCCTTCTGGGTGAGCGGCGTGATCGGTCGCTACTTTTATCCGCAACTCAACGAGTGGGTCGCTATTTCTCGGCGCGAGACCCACCTGTGGGTGGTCGATCGCTCGTCGACGATTCCGAAGGTCTCGGCAGCGAAGGGGACTGACAAACGCGAGATTACCGGCTCGCTGATCGTCGTCGGAATCGGCTGTTACATGGCCTTCAGTTCGGGGGCCAGCAACGTCGCGAACGCCGTCGCGCCGCTCGTCGGCAGTGGCGCTCTCGAGTTCGAGGACGGTGTCCTCGCGACCTTCTCCAACATGGAGTGGGGAATCATCTTGGCCGGCGTGGCCGTCACCATCGGTGCGTTCACCATCGCCAGACGGACGCTCGAGACGATGGGGAACGATATTACGAACCTGCCGTTAACGGCGGCGGTCGTCGTCATGACCGTCTCGGCGACGATCGTGACCCTGCTCTCGGCGATCGGGATTCCGGTCCAGTTGGTGATCGTCGCGACGATGAGCATTATCGGGCTCGGGTGGGGCCGCGCGACTCGGACAACCACGGTAACAGACGCCGTTCGAGGGAGCGAGCAGACGAGCGTCTCGGTCGGTGCACTCACCACGGAGGAGGAAGGAGAACCCGCACCCGAAATCGGTGAGGAAGAAGCCGAGGATATCCCGAAGGCGTCGGATCTGTTCGATCCGTCGACGACTGCGCGAGTGATCTTAGTCCAAAACTTCGTCCCGGTGCTCGCGACGCTGGGCGCATTCCTAACGTTCCGGTTCGTCCCGATCTTCGGCTTTTGA
- a CDS encoding DUF485 domain-containing protein, whose translation MNPVRVDALVDLAYGALIVLSIGLIVTGETNVGIAFGIGVFASYVVHVVWKMARFDPDWMTQAVEQTVEEQVEAVQTQVEETVEKQVEGVQEQVEQTVEKQVEGVQTQVEETVEEQVEGVQTQVEETVEKQVEGVQTQVEETVEEQVEGVQTQVEETVEEQVEGVQTQVEEVVEQSVEETVERQVEAVQTQVEDVKERVERRPREAEIEEIVEGSVGDDADEE comes from the coding sequence ATGAACCCGGTCCGTGTCGACGCGCTCGTCGACCTCGCGTACGGGGCGTTGATCGTCCTTTCGATCGGCTTGATCGTAACGGGCGAGACGAACGTCGGGATCGCGTTCGGGATCGGTGTGTTCGCCTCATACGTCGTTCACGTCGTCTGGAAGATGGCTCGGTTCGATCCAGACTGGATGACGCAGGCGGTCGAACAGACCGTCGAGGAGCAAGTCGAAGCGGTTCAGACCCAGGTCGAGGAAACGGTCGAGAAGCAGGTCGAAGGCGTCCAGGAACAGGTCGAACAGACCGTCGAGAAGCAGGTTGAAGGCGTCCAGACACAGGTTGAAGAAACGGTCGAAGAGCAGGTCGAAGGTGTCCAGACCCAAGTCGAGGAAACGGTCGAGAAGCAGGTCGAAGGCGTCCAGACACAGGTTGAAGAAACGGTCGAAGAGCAGGTCGAAGGTGTCCAAACCCAAGTCGAGGAAACGGTCGAAGAGCAGGTCGAAGGTGTCCAGACCCAAGTCGAGGAGGTCGTCGAGCAGTCGGTCGAAGAAACGGTTGAAAGACAGGTCGAAGCAGTCCAGACGCAGGTCGAAGACGTCAAAGAACGCGTCGAACGTCGCCCTCGAGAGGCCGAAATCGAGGAGATCGTCGAGGGGTCGGTCGGGGACGACGCTGACGAGGAGTGA
- a CDS encoding universal stress protein, with amino-acid sequence MLSTILVPVDDSEHAGRALEYALDNYPDADVTVLHVVGVPSMMMGDAVGLTLEDDLEEAAAERAESVFERAQAIADDRDREIETVVGVGHPARNIIDRAEDYETIVIGSHGSDWDRATRRFLVGNVAETVSKRAPVPVVIVR; translated from the coding sequence ATGCTCTCGACGATCCTCGTCCCCGTCGACGATTCCGAACACGCCGGTCGAGCCCTCGAGTACGCACTCGACAACTACCCCGACGCGGACGTCACCGTCCTCCACGTCGTCGGCGTCCCGTCGATGATGATGGGTGACGCCGTTGGACTAACCCTCGAGGACGACCTCGAGGAGGCGGCCGCCGAACGCGCCGAGTCGGTGTTCGAGCGAGCACAGGCGATTGCCGACGACCGGGATCGTGAGATCGAAACGGTCGTCGGCGTCGGTCATCCGGCCCGGAACATCATTGACCGCGCCGAGGACTACGAGACGATCGTCATCGGCAGTCACGGCTCCGACTGGGACCGCGCGACGCGCCGGTTTCTGGTCGGCAACGTCGCCGAGACGGTGTCGAAGCGAGCACCCGTACCGGTCGTGATCGTTCGCTAG
- a CDS encoding inorganic phosphate transporter, whose protein sequence is MVETLLLIGVIASIFVGFNIGGSSTGITWGPAVGAGIVSKTAAAAIMTAFVFLGGISVGQNVMETLSEGIITIDLTLSAGVAVLFFIGLGILVANIFGVPVPTSMTTVGAIAGLGLATGTLNYATMTEIISWWIVTPIIGFWIGGIIGRYIYPAVNQRVTIEKTEGPLLALERRGSIPTVALGPNTTRSEVGTTVVVFAVGCYMAFSAGASNVPNAAAPLVGEAGLEVNTAVVIATLAIGLGGFTIARRTMESVGGELSDIPLLAALFVMVTASSITTALSYIGIPISLVMATVMTIVGIGWGRATRPITVREAVTRDSEVTEREIVPGAITAEEMEGEPSPPIGEEEPEEVLDAGDLFNPRAVIKYLSMWIIGPSMSTILAYGFFTLLPGVA, encoded by the coding sequence ATGGTCGAAACGCTTCTGCTGATTGGAGTCATCGCGTCGATTTTCGTCGGCTTCAATATCGGCGGTTCGTCGACAGGGATCACGTGGGGCCCCGCCGTCGGTGCCGGAATCGTCTCGAAAACCGCAGCGGCAGCGATCATGACCGCGTTCGTCTTTCTCGGCGGGATTAGCGTCGGACAGAACGTCATGGAAACGCTCAGCGAGGGCATTATCACGATCGATCTCACGTTATCCGCCGGCGTCGCCGTGCTCTTTTTCATCGGATTGGGAATCCTCGTGGCCAACATCTTCGGCGTCCCCGTCCCGACGTCGATGACGACCGTCGGCGCGATCGCCGGCCTCGGGTTAGCGACCGGCACGCTAAACTACGCGACGATGACCGAAATTATCTCGTGGTGGATCGTCACGCCGATTATCGGCTTCTGGATCGGCGGCATTATCGGCCGGTACATCTATCCGGCCGTCAATCAGCGGGTGACGATCGAGAAGACGGAGGGCCCGTTACTGGCTCTCGAGCGACGGGGCTCGATTCCGACGGTAGCGCTCGGCCCGAACACGACGCGATCGGAGGTCGGGACCACGGTCGTCGTGTTCGCCGTCGGCTGTTACATGGCGTTCAGCGCCGGCGCGAGCAACGTCCCGAACGCCGCTGCGCCGCTGGTCGGCGAAGCCGGACTCGAGGTCAACACCGCGGTCGTTATCGCCACGCTCGCGATCGGACTCGGTGGGTTCACCATCGCCCGGCGAACGATGGAATCGGTCGGCGGCGAACTGAGCGACATCCCGCTTCTCGCGGCGCTGTTCGTCATGGTGACGGCGTCGTCGATCACGACCGCACTCTCGTACATCGGGATCCCGATCAGCCTCGTGATGGCGACAGTGATGACCATCGTCGGCATCGGCTGGGGTCGGGCGACCCGACCGATCACCGTCCGCGAGGCGGTCACCCGCGACAGCGAGGTTACGGAACGAGAAATCGTTCCGGGGGCGATCACGGCCGAGGAGATGGAAGGCGAACCATCACCGCCGATCGGTGAGGAAGAACCCGAGGAAGTGCTCGACGCCGGCGACCTGTTCAACCCGCGAGCCGTAATCAAGTACCTCTCGATGTGGATCATCGGCCCGTCGATGTCGACGATACTGGCCTACGGATTTTTCACGCTCCTTCCGGGCGTCGCCTGA
- a CDS encoding SLC13 family permease — MSSGVLLAQEATTQPELTSDMLVVFGVVGLALVLFVTERLPIDVTAILLIVVLVVLEPWTGIDPSTGISGFANDATITVLAMLILSGGVARTGIVQAVGRRMAAFAGDNVRKQLFATTLASAPVSGFLNNTPVVALLVPVVSDVANRGNTSPSKLLIPLSYASQVGGMLTLIGTSTNILASDISGRLGEDYAELHQFSMFEFTQLGAIVVVVGSLYLIFVGHYLIPERVPPQADYLESYEVGDYLADVAVVAGSPLAGSTVGNATSKFGPEIDIVQVVRDGDRAIAPGRDTQLVEGDILVVRTDRDAITMLEDAFGVEPVGRPTSTAELSSEDGDGSITELVVSLDSRLVGERLDPEAFREEFGAAVLGLRRHGELIGERIVGRRLDVGDTLLVQAPSDTLDRLSRRDDVIVAREPPQPDYRAAKAPIAIAIMIGVVAVAALEIYPILLSALAGVVAMIVTGVLEPNEMYDAVEWDIIFLLAGVIPLGIALEQSGAAAYLAFLVVETAGFLPTIVVLWLFYIVTGLITELISNNASVVLLIPVAAAAAAGIGANPFAFVLAVTFAASTAFLGPIGYQTNLFVYGPGGYKFSDYFRVGAPLQLLLSIVTVLGIAFFWGV, encoded by the coding sequence ATGTCGTCAGGGGTTCTCCTCGCTCAGGAAGCGACCACTCAACCGGAACTGACGAGCGACATGCTCGTCGTCTTTGGCGTCGTCGGGCTGGCACTCGTCCTCTTCGTCACCGAGCGACTGCCGATCGACGTCACCGCGATCTTGTTGATCGTGGTCCTCGTCGTCCTCGAGCCCTGGACGGGGATCGACCCGAGCACCGGCATCTCCGGATTCGCGAACGACGCGACGATCACAGTGCTCGCGATGCTCATCCTCAGTGGCGGCGTCGCCCGGACGGGGATCGTCCAAGCGGTCGGCCGACGAATGGCTGCATTCGCGGGCGACAACGTCCGGAAACAGTTGTTTGCGACTACCCTCGCCAGCGCACCCGTCTCCGGGTTTCTCAACAACACGCCGGTCGTCGCGTTGTTGGTCCCGGTCGTCTCCGACGTCGCGAACCGCGGGAACACGTCGCCGTCGAAGCTCCTCATTCCGCTGTCCTACGCCTCCCAAGTCGGCGGCATGCTCACGCTCATCGGCACGTCCACGAACATCCTCGCGAGCGACATCAGCGGCCGCCTCGGAGAGGACTACGCCGAACTCCACCAGTTCTCGATGTTCGAGTTCACCCAGTTAGGTGCCATCGTCGTCGTCGTCGGCTCGCTCTACCTGATCTTCGTCGGCCACTACCTCATCCCCGAACGCGTGCCCCCACAGGCGGACTACCTCGAGTCCTACGAGGTCGGCGACTACCTCGCCGACGTGGCCGTCGTGGCGGGCTCGCCACTCGCCGGGTCGACGGTCGGGAACGCGACCTCCAAGTTTGGTCCCGAAATCGATATCGTGCAGGTCGTCCGCGACGGCGATCGGGCGATCGCACCGGGTCGTGACACCCAACTCGTCGAAGGCGACATTCTCGTCGTCCGGACAGATCGAGACGCGATCACGATGCTCGAGGACGCGTTCGGCGTCGAGCCAGTCGGGCGCCCGACCTCGACGGCAGAACTGTCCTCCGAGGATGGCGACGGCAGTATCACCGAACTGGTCGTCTCGCTCGACTCGCGACTCGTCGGCGAACGACTGGACCCCGAAGCGTTTCGCGAGGAGTTCGGCGCCGCCGTCCTCGGACTTCGCCGCCACGGCGAACTGATCGGCGAGCGGATCGTCGGTCGACGCCTCGACGTTGGTGACACGTTGCTCGTGCAAGCGCCCTCCGATACACTGGATCGGCTCTCGAGGCGCGACGACGTGATCGTCGCTCGCGAACCGCCCCAACCCGACTATCGGGCCGCCAAAGCGCCGATCGCCATCGCCATCATGATCGGCGTCGTCGCCGTTGCCGCTCTCGAGATTTACCCCATCCTCCTCTCGGCGCTCGCCGGCGTCGTCGCGATGATCGTCACGGGCGTCCTCGAGCCAAACGAAATGTACGACGCCGTCGAGTGGGACATCATCTTCCTGCTGGCGGGCGTGATCCCGCTCGGGATCGCACTCGAGCAGTCGGGTGCGGCCGCCTACCTCGCCTTTCTCGTCGTCGAGACGGCAGGCTTTCTGCCGACGATCGTGGTCCTGTGGCTGTTTTACATCGTGACGGGGCTGATTACGGAACTGATCAGTAACAACGCGAGCGTCGTCCTCTTGATCCCGGTCGCAGCGGCCGCCGCGGCGGGTATCGGCGCGAATCCCTTCGCGTTCGTCCTCGCGGTCACGTTTGCTGCCAGTACGGCCTTTCTCGGGCCGATCGGCTACCAGACAAATCTATTCGTCTACGGCCCCGGCGGATACAAGTTCAGCGATTACTTCCGCGTCGGCGCACCGCTGCAGTTGCTGTTGTCGATCGTAACCGTGCTCGGAATCGCGTTCTTCTGGGGGGTGTGA
- the hisA gene encoding 1-(5-phosphoribosyl)-5-[(5-phosphoribosylamino)methylideneamino]imidazole-4-carboxamide isomerase, with product MSTFPTFEVLPAVDLQDGEVVQLVQGERGTEKTYGDPVEAAHRWIDAGANSLHLVDLDGAFDGERGNADAIDAVLEAVDVPTQLGGGIRTAADAIDLLERGVDRVILGTAAVENPDIVAEISEDHPDSVVVSLDAKDGEVVVEGWTEGAGISPVEAAERYEELGAAAILFTNVDVEGRLEGVATEPVRELVEATDVPIIASGGVATLEDVQALESAGASAVVVGSALYEGKFSLEDAQNAIGE from the coding sequence ATGAGCACGTTTCCGACGTTCGAAGTCCTCCCCGCCGTCGATTTGCAGGACGGCGAGGTCGTCCAGCTCGTCCAGGGCGAACGCGGCACCGAGAAGACCTACGGCGACCCCGTCGAGGCAGCCCACCGCTGGATCGACGCGGGGGCGAACTCGCTGCACCTTGTCGACCTCGACGGCGCGTTCGACGGCGAGCGAGGGAACGCCGACGCCATCGACGCCGTCCTCGAGGCCGTCGACGTGCCGACCCAACTCGGCGGGGGTATCCGCACGGCCGCGGACGCCATCGACCTGCTCGAGCGGGGCGTCGACCGCGTCATCCTCGGCACTGCGGCGGTCGAGAACCCCGATATCGTCGCCGAGATCAGCGAGGACCACCCCGACAGCGTCGTCGTCAGTCTGGACGCGAAAGACGGCGAGGTCGTCGTCGAGGGCTGGACCGAAGGTGCCGGTATTTCGCCCGTCGAAGCCGCCGAGCGCTACGAGGAACTGGGTGCTGCGGCGATTTTGTTTACCAATGTCGACGTCGAGGGACGACTCGAGGGCGTGGCCACCGAACCGGTCAGAGAACTGGTCGAGGCGACCGACGTTCCGATCATTGCCAGCGGCGGCGTCGCGACGCTCGAGGACGTGCAGGCACTCGAGTCGGCTGGTGCCTCGGCTGTGGTCGTCGGCAGTGCGCTGTACGAGGGGAAGTTCTCGCTCGAGGACGCTCAAAACGCAATTGGTGAGTGA